One Deltaproteobacteria bacterium DNA window includes the following coding sequences:
- a CDS encoding DUF2442 domain-containing protein, whose product MFLHVTKATPLDGFRVQVCFDDGREGVADLAEALTGPVFELLKDPEVFRQFRVDEELQTIVWPNGTDLAPEYIYYQAFRSDPALQDTFRKWGYIT is encoded by the coding sequence ATGTTTCTTCACGTGACAAAGGCGACGCCGCTCGACGGCTTTCGCGTGCAGGTGTGCTTCGATGACGGCCGCGAAGGCGTGGCGGATCTTGCGGAAGCGCTGACCGGGCCGGTGTTCGAGTTGCTGAAGGATCCGGAGGTATTCCGGCAGTTTCGTGTGGACGAAGAACTTCAGACTATCGTCTGGCCCAACGGGACGGACCTGGCGCCGGAATACATCTACTACCAGGCTTTTCGGAGCGATCCAGCGCTCCAGGACACCTTCCGCAAATGGGGATACATCACCTGA
- a CDS encoding metallopeptidase TldD-related protein, giving the protein MERLPMDRELALGLLARAKDKGASQGDVTLIEREGVQVKVRLGEVETVSQAHEMRLGLRLFFGQSAAATSTSDLSRASLDRLVDETCAMARATARDEFGGLPEAGEMAAEVPDLDLLDQESQGLPIEDGIDAARTAEEHALQYDPRVTNSEGAEFASSFNRVIHANSQGFAGEYATSGFHLSLAPVATSNGSMERDHWYTAARRRDALDSPEEVGREAGRRVVRRLGARKVRSREVPVVFDASIAGTLVRHVAQAISGYVLYQRASFLCDRLGERVASDLVHIVDDGTIPRALGSRPFDAEGVGVQRKDVVEAGVLRSYLLDAYSARKLGGKSTGNAARGVGQPSAVSPMNLHLIPGEHGPEDIIASVEDGFYVTELMGFGFNAVTGNYSRGAAGIWIENGELAYPVSELTIAGNLNDMLSRIEMVGNDLRPQSPVAAPTVKVGRMTVAGE; this is encoded by the coding sequence ATGGAGCGTTTGCCGATGGATCGGGAGCTGGCGCTGGGGCTGCTGGCGCGGGCGAAGGACAAGGGCGCCTCCCAGGGCGACGTGACGCTGATCGAGCGAGAGGGCGTGCAGGTGAAGGTGCGGCTCGGCGAGGTGGAGACCGTGAGCCAGGCGCACGAGATGCGCCTCGGGCTGCGCCTCTTCTTCGGTCAGAGCGCCGCCGCCACCTCCACCTCCGACCTGTCGCGCGCCTCGCTGGACCGCCTGGTTGACGAGACCTGCGCCATGGCCCGGGCCACGGCACGGGACGAATTCGGCGGCCTGCCGGAAGCCGGCGAGATGGCCGCCGAGGTGCCGGACCTGGACCTGCTGGACCAGGAGTCCCAGGGGCTCCCCATCGAGGACGGCATCGATGCCGCTCGCACGGCGGAGGAGCACGCGCTGCAATACGACCCGCGGGTGACCAACTCCGAGGGCGCCGAGTTTGCAAGTTCGTTCAACCGCGTCATCCACGCCAATTCACAGGGCTTTGCCGGCGAGTACGCCACGTCCGGCTTTCATCTCTCCCTGGCCCCGGTGGCGACGTCCAACGGCTCCATGGAGCGGGACCACTGGTACACGGCCGCGCGCCGCCGCGACGCGCTGGATTCTCCGGAGGAGGTAGGCCGGGAGGCCGGCCGCCGCGTGGTCCGGCGGCTGGGCGCCCGCAAGGTGCGCAGCCGCGAGGTGCCGGTGGTCTTCGACGCGTCCATCGCCGGCACCCTGGTGCGGCACGTGGCCCAGGCAATTTCCGGCTACGTCCTCTATCAGCGCGCTTCCTTCCTGTGCGACCGGCTCGGGGAGCGCGTGGCGTCCGACCTCGTCCACATCGTCGACGACGGCACGATTCCGCGGGCCCTGGGGTCGCGCCCGTTCGACGCCGAGGGCGTCGGCGTCCAGCGCAAGGACGTGGTCGAGGCCGGCGTCCTGCGAAGCTACCTCCTGGACGCCTACAGCGCGCGCAAGCTCGGCGGCAAATCCACCGGCAACGCCGCGCGGGGCGTGGGGCAACCCTCGGCGGTTTCCCCCATGAACCTCCACCTCATCCCCGGCGAACACGGCCCCGAGGACATCATCGCCTCGGTGGAGGACGGCTTCTACGTCACCGAGCTCATGGGCTTCGGTTTCAACGCCGTCACCGGCAACTACTCCAGGGGCGCCGCCGGCATCTGGATCGAGAACGGCGAGCTCGCCTACCCCGTCTCAGAACTCACCATCGCCGGCAACCTCAACGACATGCTGAGCCGGATCGAGATGGTCGGCAACGACCTCCGCCCGCAGAGTCCGGTGGCCGCGCCCACGGTGAAGGTCGGGCGCATGACCGTGGCGGGGGAGTAG
- the trpE gene encoding anthranilate synthase component I, whose product MIQPSYREFAALAKRGNVVPVYEETLMDFETPVSFYNRLKKSRHSFLLESVEGSERWARYSFLGTEPELVFKAWGREVEVTEGRRKKKWTCDDPLKALTELLGEYRPANTIPDLPFTGGALGYVAYDAVERLHGVANPDRSANRYPDVYFLLVRTLVSFDNLKHTITIIDNVHIDTNKSLRVLYGEAVARIERVRTSLRKSPEALEARSLTGTGGGVRYRSNVTPHTFRAMVRQGKEYIAAGDVIQVVLSQRLEAKTRAEPLEIYRALRFTNPSPYMFYLELDDLKIIGSSPEILVRLTGSRIELRPIAGTRPRGKDAREERELEEDLLADPKERAEHIMLVDLGRNDVGRVAEVGSVDVDQLMVVERYSHVMHIVSNIKAELAPGKTPLELFGSCFPAGTVSGAPKIRAMQIISELEPERRGLYAGAVGYLSFNGNLDTCIAIRTITLHNGNAVIQAGAGIVADSDPETEYEETLNKARGMLKAIELAESWRKERQQTA is encoded by the coding sequence ATGATCCAACCTTCGTACCGCGAGTTCGCGGCACTCGCCAAGCGCGGAAACGTCGTTCCGGTGTACGAGGAAACCCTCATGGATTTCGAGACGCCGGTGTCGTTCTACAACCGCCTGAAGAAGAGCCGGCACTCGTTCCTGCTGGAAAGCGTGGAAGGGAGCGAGCGCTGGGCGCGCTATTCGTTCCTGGGCACCGAGCCCGAGCTGGTGTTCAAGGCCTGGGGGCGCGAGGTGGAGGTGACGGAGGGGCGAAGGAAGAAGAAATGGACCTGCGATGATCCGCTGAAGGCGCTCACGGAACTTCTCGGAGAGTACCGGCCCGCCAACACGATTCCGGATCTGCCGTTCACCGGCGGCGCCCTGGGATACGTGGCCTACGACGCGGTGGAACGGCTGCACGGGGTGGCCAATCCGGACCGGAGCGCCAACCGCTATCCCGACGTCTATTTCCTGCTGGTGCGCACGCTGGTGAGCTTCGACAACCTCAAGCACACCATCACGATCATCGACAACGTCCACATCGACACCAACAAGAGCCTGCGCGTCCTCTACGGCGAAGCGGTGGCCCGCATCGAGCGCGTGCGAACCTCCCTGCGGAAGTCGCCCGAAGCCCTGGAGGCCAGAAGCCTAACCGGGACCGGTGGCGGCGTCCGGTACCGTTCCAACGTCACGCCGCACACGTTCCGCGCCATGGTGCGCCAGGGGAAAGAGTACATCGCGGCCGGCGACGTCATCCAGGTGGTGCTGTCCCAGCGGCTGGAGGCGAAGACTCGGGCCGAGCCCCTGGAGATCTACCGTGCGCTGCGCTTCACCAACCCGTCTCCCTACATGTTCTACCTGGAGCTGGACGACCTCAAGATCATCGGCTCCTCGCCCGAGATCCTGGTGCGCCTGACCGGAAGCCGGATCGAGCTCCGGCCCATCGCCGGCACGCGCCCGCGGGGCAAGGACGCGCGGGAGGAACGGGAGTTGGAGGAAGATCTTCTCGCGGACCCGAAGGAGCGCGCCGAGCACATCATGCTCGTGGACCTTGGGCGGAACGACGTGGGGCGGGTGGCCGAGGTGGGCTCGGTGGACGTGGACCAGCTCATGGTCGTGGAGCGCTATTCCCACGTCATGCACATCGTCTCCAACATCAAGGCGGAGCTGGCACCGGGAAAGACGCCGCTTGAGCTGTTCGGCTCCTGCTTCCCGGCGGGCACGGTGTCGGGCGCACCGAAGATCCGGGCCATGCAGATCATCAGTGAGCTGGAGCCGGAACGGCGCGGGCTCTACGCCGGCGCGGTAGGGTACCTGAGCTTCAACGGCAACCTCGACACGTGCATCGCCATCCGCACCATCACCCTTCACAACGGCAATGCGGTGATCCAGGCCGGCGCCGGCATCGTCGCCGACTCCGACCCCGAGACGGAGTACGAGGAGACCCTCAACAAGGCCCGCGGCATGCTCAAGGCCATCGAGCTGGCGGAGTCCTGGCGCAAGGAGCGGCAGCAGACGGCATGA
- the tldD gene encoding metalloprotease TldD encodes MDKSQGSPPAFSPAAFFDERFGVTARDLDRVLGRAMARQADYADLYFEYRTHDQVHLEEGLVKHASVSTANGVGARVLAEARTGYAFTDDVTIKNLDTAVRTANVIANDRGSDRPARVPAPAAPRHDLYPVPHSFSGVPLERKIAVLQDLDRFARKADARVKGVFATLSLENKVVLVASSQGWVLGDFQPLVRCNVRCIVEDKGNRQAGYFGWGGRMALDDCVDAERCEASAREAVRRALVNLDAVAAPAGPMDVVLGPGWPGILLHEAIGHGLEADFNRRKTSAFSGRIGERVATELCTVVDDGTIPWRRGSLNVDDEGTPTRRTMLIEKGILRGYMHDRLNAALLGMELTGNGRRESYAHVPMPRMTNTFMLAGEEDPEDIIRSVKDGIYAVSFGGGQVDITSGKFVFSANEAYRIEGGKVTHPVRDATLIGNGPDVLTRVSRVGADLALDDGIGTCGKDGQGVPVGVGLPTIRVDQLVVGGTSVRGPSGFQG; translated from the coding sequence TTGGACAAGAGCCAAGGGAGTCCGCCCGCGTTCTCGCCGGCGGCGTTCTTCGACGAGCGGTTCGGCGTGACGGCGCGGGACCTGGACCGGGTGCTGGGACGGGCCATGGCCCGGCAGGCGGACTACGCCGACCTCTATTTCGAGTACCGCACCCACGACCAGGTCCACCTGGAAGAGGGACTGGTCAAGCATGCGTCGGTATCCACCGCCAACGGCGTCGGCGCGCGCGTGCTCGCCGAGGCCAGGACCGGATACGCGTTCACCGACGACGTGACCATCAAGAACCTGGACACGGCGGTGCGGACGGCCAACGTCATCGCCAACGACCGGGGTTCCGACCGCCCGGCGCGGGTTCCCGCGCCCGCCGCCCCGCGCCACGACCTCTATCCCGTGCCCCACTCCTTCTCCGGCGTCCCCCTGGAGCGCAAGATCGCCGTCCTGCAGGACCTGGACCGGTTCGCGCGCAAGGCCGATGCACGCGTCAAGGGCGTTTTCGCCACCCTGTCGCTGGAGAACAAGGTGGTGCTCGTCGCGTCGTCGCAGGGCTGGGTGCTGGGAGACTTCCAGCCGCTGGTGCGCTGCAACGTCCGCTGCATCGTGGAGGACAAGGGCAACCGCCAGGCCGGCTACTTCGGCTGGGGCGGGCGCATGGCGCTGGACGACTGCGTCGACGCGGAGCGCTGCGAAGCAAGCGCCCGGGAGGCCGTGCGCCGGGCGTTGGTGAACCTCGACGCGGTGGCCGCGCCCGCGGGCCCCATGGATGTCGTGCTGGGTCCGGGCTGGCCCGGCATCCTGCTGCACGAGGCCATCGGGCACGGTCTCGAGGCGGACTTCAACCGGCGCAAGACCTCGGCCTTCTCCGGGCGCATCGGCGAGCGCGTGGCCACCGAGCTGTGCACGGTGGTGGACGACGGCACCATCCCTTGGCGGCGCGGTTCCCTCAACGTGGACGACGAGGGCACGCCCACCCGGCGCACGATGCTGATCGAGAAGGGCATCCTGCGCGGGTACATGCACGACCGCCTGAACGCCGCCCTGCTGGGCATGGAGCTCACCGGCAACGGCCGGCGCGAGAGCTACGCCCACGTCCCCATGCCGCGCATGACCAACACCTTCATGCTGGCGGGGGAGGAGGACCCCGAGGACATCATTCGCTCGGTCAAGGACGGCATCTACGCGGTCTCCTTCGGCGGCGGACAGGTGGACATCACCAGCGGCAAGTTCGTCTTCTCCGCCAACGAGGCGTACCGCATCGAAGGCGGCAAGGTGACCCACCCGGTGCGCGACGCCACCCTCATCGGCAACGGGCCGGACGTGCTCACGCGGGTCAGCCGGGTGGGAGCGGACCTGGCGCTGGACGACGGCATCGGCACCTGCGGCAAGGACGGCCAGGGCGTGCCCGTGGGCGTGGGCCTGCCCACCATCCGGGTGGACCAGCTCGTGGTGGGCGGCACGTCGGTGCGCGGGCCGAGCGGCTTTCAAGGCTGA
- a CDS encoding XRE family transcriptional regulator encodes MSYREFLVELGKAGLSVRAFAGLLGMNPNSISNYARSGEIPTHLALITVLIVGVSEMGGDYRRILSKVELIPKKPRGGARQGHFGGDRQSNLALDG; translated from the coding sequence ATGTCTTATAGGGAGTTCCTAGTAGAACTTGGGAAGGCTGGGTTGAGCGTCCGTGCATTCGCTGGACTCTTGGGTATGAACCCGAACTCAATCTCCAACTATGCGCGCTCAGGCGAAATTCCTACTCATCTCGCTCTCATCACAGTCCTTATTGTCGGGGTCAGCGAGATGGGTGGAGACTATCGACGGATCCTGTCGAAAGTGGAACTCATTCCAAAGAAGCCACGAGGCGGCGCCCGCCAAGGTCATTTCGGGGGCGACCGTCAAAGCAATCTGGCGCTAGATGGGTGA
- a CDS encoding N-6 DNA methylase, translating into MADVASSLIDFGADPTSLRLLDGDGPELLPYATLLTARRSGNTPLGVVEAVYEWQGTPLIFLVDSDSLEDDEQLHRVRRLLAMRGDAPYLGVVAPGHLSVYRIALDKKSLRQARVAWQLGDSARSVALARLGNIRPQSASRQRDWISGVVLNLLTGSTTEMIERYAVSDGDAVSLVGRALFTRFLADRNLLPDGFSSAASLFDTRELAEVTSNWLDETFNGDLLPLSENIFTTLPDGAYRALGDVLRRAPDSQLFLGWEQKWDNLDFAHIPVGVLSQAYELYLRNHAPRRQRREGGYYTPRLIADLMVRASFRALGREGVGKTAKILDPAAGGGIFLLTAFRELIAEHWRADKQRPDTNALRRILSNQIVGLDTNEAALRFAALGLYLASIELDPNPRPVDKLRFDNLRGTVLHRVTAEEESAGLGSLGPFVGAEHVGQYDLVIGNPPWASGTKLPDWDLVRQTVARIAADRKVTNASPPLPNEGLDLPFVWRAMEWAKPNGQIAFALHARLLFQQGDGMPEARQALFEALDVTSIINGVELRQTKVWPQVSAPFCILLAANRTPGTGGGFRFVTPRIEGSLNGAGSMRIDALNAEVVPSRQLIETPDILKILFRGTKADFAIVERIRASGFPTLGAFWRETIGVTEGGQLRGSGNGYQALRPSSRVRQGGDGRPGVDASYLWERPEITVASLASIFVDSEILNAFSLDRIHDPRSPDLFAGPLVVVHKSPPATTGRIGVAISEEGIVFNETFYGYSPCQHPDASMLVRYLALVLGSKLVTWLALVTSGEFGFEREVIEKATLDRIPLPNFHKLQPYQLVEIANLTDGLNSGAVSWHDVDEWVMRLYGLGPRDMQVIADTLEFNLPFATNQRNAQAVPSPDEKKRFCEILTRELTPWCERFGLTLTVRQIPSPEISPWQGIDVRTTFRGEGEAAKASDWEGLIRAADEAAASEVLVRDGTDGLLIGRLAQRRYWSETQARLLAQRIIWSHVDLLKGPATK; encoded by the coding sequence ATGGCCGACGTAGCTTCTTCGCTCATCGACTTTGGCGCTGATCCAACATCTTTGCGTCTGCTCGATGGAGACGGTCCGGAACTCCTTCCTTACGCCACACTGCTGACGGCCCGCCGTAGTGGAAACACCCCGCTGGGTGTGGTGGAGGCCGTCTACGAATGGCAGGGCACGCCCCTGATTTTCTTGGTCGACTCGGATTCCCTGGAAGACGACGAGCAACTCCATCGCGTACGGCGTCTACTCGCCATGCGCGGAGACGCTCCCTATCTTGGTGTAGTCGCCCCCGGACACCTTAGTGTCTACCGCATTGCTCTGGACAAGAAGTCACTACGGCAAGCCCGTGTGGCTTGGCAGTTGGGGGACAGTGCGAGGTCCGTGGCGTTGGCCCGACTCGGCAACATTCGTCCGCAATCGGCCAGCAGGCAACGCGATTGGATTTCCGGCGTTGTCCTCAACTTGCTCACCGGTTCCACAACCGAGATGATCGAGCGATATGCAGTCTCGGACGGAGACGCGGTCTCGCTCGTTGGCCGCGCACTCTTTACGAGGTTCCTTGCGGATCGGAACCTGCTGCCGGACGGCTTTTCCAGTGCCGCTAGTCTCTTCGACACCCGCGAGTTGGCCGAAGTCACATCGAATTGGCTTGATGAGACGTTCAACGGTGACCTGCTACCTCTCTCGGAAAATATCTTCACGACCTTACCTGATGGCGCCTATCGTGCGTTGGGAGACGTGCTTCGGCGGGCACCGGATAGCCAGTTGTTTCTTGGCTGGGAGCAGAAGTGGGACAACCTTGACTTCGCACATATTCCGGTCGGGGTTCTGAGTCAGGCATATGAACTCTATTTGAGAAACCACGCGCCACGTCGGCAAAGGCGCGAAGGAGGTTATTATACACCCAGACTGATCGCGGATCTGATGGTCCGGGCGTCCTTCCGCGCGCTGGGTAGAGAAGGAGTAGGCAAAACCGCTAAGATTCTCGATCCAGCGGCAGGTGGCGGCATTTTCTTGCTGACAGCGTTTCGCGAATTGATCGCGGAGCATTGGAGAGCCGACAAACAGCGGCCCGACACCAATGCGCTCAGGCGAATCCTCTCTAACCAGATCGTGGGTCTTGACACCAACGAAGCCGCACTCCGGTTTGCGGCACTAGGCCTGTATCTCGCGTCAATCGAGCTGGATCCCAATCCCAGACCGGTCGACAAGTTACGGTTCGACAATCTACGCGGAACCGTGCTGCACAGGGTAACGGCCGAAGAGGAAAGTGCGGGACTCGGAAGCCTAGGGCCTTTCGTCGGAGCCGAGCATGTCGGACAGTATGACCTCGTCATAGGCAATCCGCCTTGGGCAAGCGGCACGAAGTTGCCGGATTGGGACCTTGTACGTCAAACGGTGGCTCGCATCGCGGCGGACAGGAAGGTCACAAACGCATCGCCACCCTTGCCGAACGAAGGGCTCGATCTGCCGTTTGTGTGGCGCGCAATGGAATGGGCGAAGCCAAACGGACAGATCGCCTTCGCACTCCATGCCCGTTTGCTCTTCCAACAGGGTGACGGGATGCCGGAAGCGCGCCAAGCTCTCTTTGAAGCGCTTGACGTCACATCGATCATCAATGGAGTGGAACTGAGGCAAACGAAGGTCTGGCCTCAAGTTTCGGCTCCTTTTTGTATCCTGCTCGCTGCCAACCGAACACCAGGTACTGGGGGCGGTTTTCGTTTTGTCACTCCCCGGATAGAAGGTTCCCTGAATGGCGCTGGCAGCATGCGCATCGATGCGCTGAATGCCGAAGTCGTTCCTTCCCGCCAGCTTATCGAGACACCCGATATCTTGAAAATACTGTTCCGCGGAACGAAAGCCGATTTCGCGATCGTCGAACGGATTCGCGCGTCGGGATTCCCAACACTGGGCGCGTTCTGGCGCGAGACGATCGGTGTCACGGAGGGAGGCCAGTTGCGAGGTAGCGGCAACGGGTACCAAGCGCTTAGACCGAGCAGTCGGGTGCGGCAGGGAGGCGACGGTCGGCCCGGTGTCGATGCGAGCTACCTTTGGGAGCGGCCGGAAATTACGGTCGCATCCCTCGCGAGCATCTTCGTCGATAGCGAAATTCTCAATGCTTTTTCGCTTGATCGCATTCACGATCCCCGATCACCAGATTTGTTCGCTGGACCACTAGTCGTCGTACACAAATCCCCACCTGCAACGACAGGGCGCATTGGTGTGGCGATCTCTGAAGAGGGTATCGTTTTCAACGAGACGTTCTACGGATACAGTCCGTGCCAGCATCCTGATGCCAGCATGCTAGTTCGCTATCTCGCACTCGTTCTGGGAAGCAAACTGGTCACTTGGCTGGCACTTGTCACGAGCGGCGAGTTCGGTTTCGAGCGAGAAGTGATAGAGAAGGCAACGCTGGATCGTATTCCCTTGCCGAATTTTCACAAACTCCAACCATACCAGCTTGTTGAGATCGCGAATTTGACCGACGGCCTGAATTCGGGGGCAGTATCCTGGCACGACGTGGATGAATGGGTGATGCGCTTGTATGGCCTTGGTCCGCGCGACATGCAGGTCATTGCCGATACACTGGAATTCAATCTGCCTTTTGCCACAAACCAACGGAACGCCCAGGCTGTCCCCTCTCCGGACGAAAAAAAGCGGTTTTGCGAGATTCTCACAAGAGAATTGACACCCTGGTGCGAACGGTTCGGCTTGACGCTGACCGTGCGCCAGATTCCTTCTCCGGAGATATCGCCGTGGCAAGGCATCGATGTACGGACAACGTTTCGCGGGGAAGGGGAAGCAGCAAAAGCAAGCGATTGGGAAGGGTTGATTAGAGCAGCTGACGAAGCGGCGGCGTCTGAGGTCCTCGTTCGCGACGGAACCGATGGACTTCTGATCGGGCGGCTCGCTCAACGCCGTTATTGGAGCGAGACGCAGGCCCGGTTGCTTGCCCAGCGCATTATCTGGTCACACGTCGATCTGCTGAAAGGGCCTGCTACCAAATGA
- a CDS encoding DUF192 domain-containing protein, which produces MIMRISNSVVGHVRRLWPVWVLLLCLQAACERVPSVSFEGAGGVKATFSVEVADTPEKRRWGLMYRQELGDDEGMLFVFPEERDHSFWMKNTPLSLDMIFMDGRRRVVGIIHDTVPFSTRSVSVGVASRYVLEVRAGVARRNQIAVGDVGRFERLP; this is translated from the coding sequence ATGATCATGCGAATCAGCAACTCAGTTGTGGGTCATGTGCGGCGGCTGTGGCCGGTCTGGGTGCTGCTGCTTTGTCTGCAAGCCGCGTGCGAGCGCGTCCCCTCGGTCAGTTTCGAAGGCGCGGGCGGAGTCAAGGCAACCTTCAGCGTGGAGGTGGCCGATACTCCGGAGAAACGGCGCTGGGGCTTGATGTACCGGCAGGAGTTGGGGGACGACGAGGGCATGCTGTTCGTCTTCCCCGAGGAAAGGGACCATTCCTTCTGGATGAAGAATACGCCCCTGTCCCTGGACATGATCTTCATGGACGGGCGCCGGCGGGTGGTGGGGATCATCCACGACACCGTGCCGTTCTCCACCCGTTCCGTCAGCGTCGGGGTTGCAAGCCGTTACGTGCTGGAGGTTCGCGCCGGCGTGGCGCGTCGCAACCAGATCGCGGTGGGCGACGTGGGCCGCTTCGAGCGGCTGCCGTAG
- a CDS encoding aminodeoxychorismate/anthranilate synthase component II translates to MILLIDNYDSFTYNLYHYLAELGADVRVALNDKISADAVDEMRPNAIVVSPGPCTPNEAGVSCEVIQRCGSRIPILGVCLGHQCIGAAYGARVVRAAEIMHGKMSDVTHDARTIYRSQANPFSAMRYHSLVLDPESLPDELSVSARTADGVIMGVRHQRHPVEGVQFHPESILAEGGKTLLKDFLECYA, encoded by the coding sequence ATGATCCTGCTCATCGACAACTACGACTCCTTCACCTACAACCTCTACCACTACCTGGCCGAGCTGGGCGCCGATGTGCGCGTGGCCCTCAACGACAAGATCAGCGCCGACGCGGTGGACGAGATGCGCCCGAACGCCATCGTCGTGTCGCCCGGCCCGTGCACGCCCAACGAAGCCGGTGTCTCGTGCGAGGTCATCCAACGCTGCGGCTCCCGCATCCCCATCCTGGGCGTGTGCCTGGGCCATCAATGCATCGGCGCCGCCTACGGCGCCCGCGTGGTGCGCGCCGCCGAGATCATGCACGGCAAGATGTCGGACGTCACCCACGACGCCCGCACCATCTACCGCTCCCAGGCCAACCCCTTTTCCGCCATGCGCTACCACTCCCTCGTGCTCGACCCGGAGAGCCTCCCCGATGAACTCAGCGTCAGCGCCCGCACCGCCGACGGCGTCATCATGGGCGTCCGCCACCAGCGCCACCCGGTGGAGGGCGTCCAGTTCCACCCGGAGTCGATCCTGGCGGAGGGCGGGAAGACGCTGCTGAAGGATTTTCTGGAGTGCTACGCGTGA